A segment of the Nitrospina gracilis 3/211 genome:
GCCAACACACCCTCAGAAATAAGTTCCCCGGCATTTGTGCCGACCAGCCCAATGCCCAGGATTTTTCCCGTTTTGGGCTCCAGGATCAACTTGGTCTGTCCGTCATTGCGGCCCAGTGTGGTGGCGCGTCCGGATGCACCCCACGGAAACTTGCACACCTCCACTTCACGGCCCTCGGCCTTGGCCTGCTCTTCGGTTAAACCGCACCAGGCGATTTCCGGATCGGTGAACACCACTGCGGGGATGACTGGATCCAGCAAATCCTGGGACTCTCCCAGGATCGTCTCCACAACACGTTTCCCCTCATATGACGCCTTGTGTGCCAGCATGGCGCCGCCGATGACATCCCCAATGGCGAAGATCGTTTGCTCCATCGTCCGCCCGCTTTTATCCACCTTCACAAAACCGCGTTTGTCGAGTTCGATGCGCGTCTTTTCCAGACCGAGGTTTTCCGTATTGGGCTGCCGGCCGATGGAAATGAGGATTTTATCAAACATTTCTTCCCTCGACTCCGATTCGCCCTTGAACGAAACCTTCAATCCCTCCTTCACCTCCTGAAGAGCTTCCAGCCGGGTTCCAAGGTGAATGGCCTCGAAATCCTTTCGAAGTTTCGCCTGGAGAACCCGGACCAAATCCCGGTCCACGCCGGGAAGCAGGCCGTCAGTCATTTCCACCACTGTGACCTTTGAACCCAGAGCGGCATACACCGTACCCATTTCCAACCCGATGTAACCCCCACCCACAATGAGCAGGCGACCGGGAATGTCTTCCACCTCCAAAGCGCTTGTGGAATCCAGAAGGCGCGGGCTGTCGATGGCGAAATCGCCGGGGACGATGGGACGGGACCCGGTAGCCAGGATGGCGTGCTCGAATTCGATGGACTCTTCTCCAACTTTCACCCGTTTGGGACTTTCAAAAACGGCGCGGCCGGGCACATATTTCACACCGCGTTGCTTGCATAATTGGGCAAGGCCCTGCGACATTTTGCCGATGACTTCATTCTTCCACTGGCGCAGGCGGTCGACATCGATTTTGGGGTCACCGAAAACCAACCCCCATTCTCGGGCCTCTTTTGTCTCGTTGACCAGACGGGCTATATGCAGGAGGGTTTTGGAAGGAATGCATCCGCGTTGCAGGCACACCCCCCCCATGCTCTTGTCATCATTGACCAGGGTTACATCGATGCCACGGTCGGCCGCATAAAAGGCAGCGGCATAACCACCGGGTCCGGCTCCAATAACCAGCAATCGTTTATCTGCCATAGTGTAATTGCCGTCTTTCTAGAATGACTCCGCAAAGTCTACCCCGCAATCATTTATGACGGCGGCGGCTGATTTGCTCCCAGGATTGAGGTTGCGCCTTATCCCGGATTTTAACCAAAGCGGCGTTGAAAATCTTTCGCGCCTCGGCCCGCGTAGTGTACGTGCCCACGATTCGGGCGATGAATTCTTTTTCCAGTGTGATATACGAGCCCATCTGCCGTCCGACTTTTTTGACGATCTGCAGGTTGCTCGGGTCCGCAGATCCTTTCGGGAGGGTTTTCTTTTCACGCTGGAATAATCCTTTTGACCGCACTGATGGTGCCGGTTCGTCCATTTTGAAAAACTCCGGCTCGGGTCGATCAGGCGGATCATTTAAAAATAAACCAAGGCAAAACCCGCATCGGTGCAGGCCAACTCGCTCACCCGCTTTTTCATGAATTCCCGAACAGCGACTTCGTCTTCCATCAAACCTTCGAAGCCAACCAAACGCCACTCATTCTCCGAGACCGCTTTAAACAGTCCCAGGTCCGCCAAGTGCAGGGATAAAGCCTTTTGCAAGGGAGGCTCCAAATCCTGCAACCACACCGCCTTCTGCAAACAGACTGACCAATGCTCCGGAGAATAAGTTTGCGGGCAGGAGGAGGTCATGATTCAGGGGGCGCCGGGCGAACCGGACACAGTGCGGGCTTCCAGCCGGGCCAGTACCGGAACAAGGCTTTTTTTCCAGCTCTCGGACAGAAGTGGATGCGCCAGCACACGCCGCATCGCTTCGAGATTGTTCCGGTC
Coding sequences within it:
- the lpdA gene encoding dihydrolipoyl dehydrogenase, which encodes MADKRLLVIGAGPGGYAAAFYAADRGIDVTLVNDDKSMGGVCLQRGCIPSKTLLHIARLVNETKEAREWGLVFGDPKIDVDRLRQWKNEVIGKMSQGLAQLCKQRGVKYVPGRAVFESPKRVKVGEESIEFEHAILATGSRPIVPGDFAIDSPRLLDSTSALEVEDIPGRLLIVGGGYIGLEMGTVYAALGSKVTVVEMTDGLLPGVDRDLVRVLQAKLRKDFEAIHLGTRLEALQEVKEGLKVSFKGESESREEMFDKILISIGRQPNTENLGLEKTRIELDKRGFVKVDKSGRTMEQTIFAIGDVIGGAMLAHKASYEGKRVVETILGESQDLLDPVIPAVVFTDPEIAWCGLTEEQAKAEGREVEVCKFPWGASGRATTLGRNDGQTKLILEPKTGKILGIGLVGTNAGELISEGVLAIQLGATAEDLAHSIHPHPTLSETLMEAAEIFLGAPTHIFKKKR